The Halictus rubicundus isolate RS-2024b unplaced genomic scaffold, iyHalRubi1_principal scaffold0845, whole genome shotgun sequence genome window below encodes:
- the LOC143364684 gene encoding uncharacterized protein LOC143364684 produces MNYQHYYDRRNDSYVIHFWNFKGISEDEIKKMFSVYGSATIKGSGGQFGFYFIRYKNLEDTLNCLNGFKGHKSIKILPHKNKINNKPKNKKHTNNKWKPGKTTKTLESAFEEDEIPSLVHRNKKTIIPAQEVIIANIDTSVELKEILTLFNDYRPIAKLSSSEYHTLELGTFMLISRQSVMH; encoded by the exons ATGAATTACCAACATTACTACGATAGAAGAAATGATTCATACGTAATacatttttggaattttaaAGGGATAAGTGAAGACGAAAtcaagaaaatgttttccgtttaTGGCTCCGCGACTATAAAGGGTTCAGGTGGTCAATTTGGTTTCTATTTTATACGATATAAAAATTTAGAAGACACCTTAAATTGCCTAAATGGCTTCAAGGGTCATAAGAGCATTAAGATATTaccacataaaaacaaaattaacaacaaacCTAAGAACAAGAAACATACCAATAATAAATGGAAACCTGGGAAA ACTACAAAGACATTAGAGAGTGCATTTGAGGAAGATGAAATTCCTTCCTTGGTccacagaaataaaaaaaccatTATTCCAGCTCAAGAAGTGATTATAGCCAATATCGATACCAGTGTAGAGCTAAAGGAGATATTAACTCTTTTCAATGATTATCGTCCGATCGCCAAACTTTCATCAAGTGAGTACCATACTCTGGAATTAGGTACATTCATGCTTATTTCACGACAGTCAGTGATGCATTAG